A genomic region of Fusarium falciforme chromosome 4, complete sequence contains the following coding sequences:
- a CDS encoding NosD domain-containing protein, with amino-acid sequence MKFTSALGGLLLLGSVSASPVADDSSLQARGKCQYKDKTCCAPDKDAIADYGRTGYYPYRQTIYVKAHKSIQAAINKAHAGDKIVVAAGIYAEQITISKDGIELVGKKGAVIVPPKKFKKNTCSGISGPKTEAGICVTGRGVQLEKFITEHRRVLGVKTRTQDVSVSGFEVRKFSGLNIAVVGCKNTRITSNTLTDGGKYGTLTVGSVKTLVQGNKVSNTGLGPIAICMDNFSDVLVKDNNVANHNVGLCVQTDGADVQYNRVTQSCVGIFVDPGTKKAKIRHNYVGPSNPKCDGAAGIILDGTIGVKVTDNVVEGQHKNQAATAIVLVDDPCPQTGPNVQLSCLKLKGPAIASNNIFMRNTFRDNDLDIFTNTTGKGNVFKCNNCKTSFPIFDLCKL; translated from the exons ATGAAGTTCACATCCGCTCTCGGaggtctcctcctcctcggcagcgTCTCCGCTTCGCCAGTTGCCGACGACTCCAGTCTGCAAG CCCGCGGCAAGTGTCAGTACAAGGACAAGACCTGCTGCGCTCCTGACAAGGACGCCATCGCCGACTACGGACGTACCGGCTACTACCCTTACCGTCAGACCATCTACGTCAAGGCACACAAGAGCATCCAGGCCGCCATCAACAAGGCCCATGCCGGTGACAAGATCGTCGTCGCTGCCGGCATCTACGCTGAGCAGATCACCATCAGCAAGGATGGTATTGAGCTCGTCGGCAAGAAGGGCGCAGTCATTGTTCCTCCCAAGAAGTTCAAGAAGAACACTTGTTCTGGCATTAGCGGTCCCAAGACTGAGGCCGGTATCTGCGTCACTGGTCGTGGTGTCCAGTTGGAGAAGTTCATCACCGAGCATCGCAGAGTCCTCGGTGTCAAGACCAGGACTCAGGATGTTTCCGTGAGTGGCTTTGAGGTCCGCAAGTTCTCTGGCCTCAACATCGCTGTCGTGGGCTGCAAGAACACCCGCATCACTAGCAACACCCTCACCGACGGCGGCAAGTATGGTACTCTTACTGTCGGCTCGGTCAAGACCTTGGTTCAAGGTAACAAGGTCTCTAACACGGGACTTGGACCCATCGCTATCTGCATGGACAACTTCTCCGATGTCTTGGTCAAAGACAACAACGTCGCCAACCACAACGTCGGTCTCTGCGTCCAGACCGACGGTGCTGATGTTCAGTACAACAGGGTCACACAGAGCTGCGTCGGCATCTTTGTTGATCCTGGaaccaagaaggccaagatccGTCACAACTACGTCGGCCCCTCCAACCCCAAGTGTGATGGTGCTGCAGGAATCATCCTCGACGGTACCATCGGAGTCAAGGTCACCGACAACGTCGTTGAGGGCCAGCACAAGAACCAGGCTGCCACTGCCATCGTTCTCGTCGATGACCCTTGCCCTCAGACTGGCCCTAACGTCCAGCTTTCTTGCTTGAAGCTCAAGGGCCCTGCCATCGCCTccaataatatctttatgcGCAACACCTTCCGCGACAACGACCTGGATATCTTTACCAACACTACCGGCAAGGGCAACGTGTTCAAGTGTAACAACTGCAAGACCTCGTTCCCTATTTTCGATCTCTGCAAGCTGTAA
- a CDS encoding FAD-binding PCMH-type domain-containing protein, protein MQLNSRLLLGGLIAFYHVAAQTVVVDSETVDANEDNVCEAGEAVEGDYLPEEKTQLTDVILSKLTELKLTDASLLAFADGSEAPSQKCKTFPGEEHWPGDVSWRVLDLVTRGAVIRNVPIAAPCYKDYVVYDKDRCSEVIGQWGNSSLHIRDPTSVMSPLYEGLTCPPSEDPSGKCTLGGYPVYSVDARNVAHIQLAVNFARSNNIRLVIKNTGHDFNGRSAGAGALSIWTHRFKTMEFLEERKTLSYCGPALKVGAGVVGAELYEAAEKYGVTAVGGEGLSVGYAGGYLAGGGHSPMSPLYGMGADQVLSIEVVTADGRFITANEEQNTDLFWALRGGGGSTYGVVTSYTVKVYPKIKAAVMSFNFSSADTSYDTFWLAVRAYWELIPTFNDAGNYEYWNIWHTGPETLTFNMVPWFAPGMTLAELKALTKPLFDKWDELGIKFEVTESEHDSYYPAWKAGFPREVIGGAASKTAGRLFPRENLVEKFDATFDALKSVCDKGGQIIGFGITGGPGPYPDNAVNPAWRGSAMWAIAVINWPEDSSREFAAQESKKLTEDWMKPWREVSPGSGAYASEADVTEPDFHQSFYGTEKYERLLGIKDKVDPSGLFYAHEGVGSDRWYVTGQLDGLPTQNGQLCRV, encoded by the exons ATGCAGCTCAACAGCCGTCTATTGCTGGGTGGTCTGATCGCCTTCTACCACGTGGCTGCCCAGACCGTTGTTGTCGATAGCGAGACAGTCG ATGCTAATGAGGATAATGTTTGTGAGGCGGGCGAGGCTGTCGAGGGTGATTATCTCCCTGAGGAGAAGACCCAATTGACTGATGTCATCCTGTCAAAGCTTACTGAGCTCAAACTCACTGATGCCTCCCTCCTCGCCTTTGCTGACGGCTCCGAGGCTCCTTCTCAGAAGTGCAAGACCTTTCCCGGAGAGGAGCACTGGCCGGGCGATGTCAGCTGGCGTGTTCTGGATCTCGTCACTCGAGGTGCTGTTATCAGGAACGTTCCCATTGCGGCGCCATGTTACAAAGACTACGTTGTCTACGATAAGGATCGATGCAGCGAGGTTATCGGGCAATGGGGAAACTCGTCTCTTCA CATAAGGGACCCAACTTCCGTCATGTCTCCTTTATATGAAGGTCTCACATGTCCGCCCAGCGAAGATCCCAGTGGGAAATGCACTCTGGGTGGCTACCCAGTCTACTCGGTTGACGCTCGCAACGTCGCTCACATTCAGCTGGCCGTCAACTTTGCTCGTTCCAACAATATTCGGTTGGTGATCAAGAACACTGGTCACGACTTTAACGGCCGctctgctggtgctggcgcTCTTTCGATCTGGACTCATCGCTTCAAGACCATGGAATTTCTTGAGGAGCGCAAGACCTTGTCGTACTGTGGTCCAGCCTTGAAGGTTGGCGCCGGAGTCGTTGGAGCCGAGCTTTATGAAGCTGCTGAGAAGTACGGTGTTACCGCTGTGGGAGGTGAGGGTCTTAGTGTCGGTTATGCTGGCGGATATCTGGCTGGTGGTGGACACTCGCCCATGTCGCCTCTATATGGCATGGGTGCAGATCAG GTCCTCAGTATCGAAGTCGTCACTGCGGATGGCCGCTTCATCACGGCCAACGAGGAACAAAATACCGATCTCTTCTGGGCTCTCAGaggtggcggcggcagcactTACGGTGTTGTAACTTCTTACACCGTCAAGGTGTACCCGaagatcaaggctgctgTCATGTCATTCAACTTTAGCAGCGCCGACACCTCCTACGACACTTTTTGGCTTGCTGTTCGAGCTTACTGGGAACTCATCCCGACTTTCAATGACGCGGGAAACTACGAATACTGGAACATCTGGCATACCGGCCCTGAAACTTTGACTTTTAACATGGTTCCTTGGTTTGCGCCTGGCATGACCCTTGCGGAGTTGAAGGCTCTGACCAAGCCCCTCTTCGATAAGTGGGATGAGTTGGGCATCAAGTTTGAAGTTACCGAGTCGGAACATGATAGTTACTATCCTGCTTGGAAGGCTGGCTTCCCTCGTGAGGTTATTGGAGGGGCTGCTTCGAAGACGGCCGGGCGTCTTTTCCCCAG GGAAAACTTGGTAGAAAAGTTCGACGCGACCTTTGACGCGCTGAAGAGCGTGTGTGACAAGGGTGGACAGATTATCGGCTTCGGCATCACTGGTGGTCCCGGACCCTATCCTGACAACGCTGTCAACCCCGCATGGCGAGGTTCTGCAATGTGGGCGATCGCCGTCATCAACTGGCCCGAGGATAGCTCTAGAGAATTCGCCGCCCAAGAGAGCAAGAAGCTGACAGAGGActggatgaagccttggcGAGAGGTTTCCCCTGGCAGTGGTGCGTACGCTTCGGAAGCGGATGTGACAGAACCCGATTTTCACCAGTCCTTTTATGGAACAGAGAAGTATGAGAGACTTCTTGGTATCAAGGATAAAGTTGACCCAAGTGGTCTCTTTTACGCGCATGAGGGTGTTGGCAGTGATCGTTGGTATGTCACTGGTCAACTCGACGGACTTCCGACGCAGAATGGGCAGCTCTGCAGGGTTTGA